A segment of the Odoribacter splanchnicus DSM 20712 genome:
TAGAAATGAAAGAATTGGAGATCAGTACTTTTATACAACAGTTGACTGAAGATTGGCAAAGATCGGTGACAGGAGAGAAAGAGATAAAGCTTCAGGTGAGTATGCAGATGGAGAATACATTGATCCGGGCAGATGCATATCATTTGTCGAGAGCTATTTGGAATCTGTTGGAGAATGCATGGAAATATTCCGATGATCGGGTACAGATTGATATCACTTGCAGAAGGATAGGACGATATGTAGAGATTTCGGTCAAAGACAATGGACGAGGGATTGATAAGTCGGAACTGAAGAATGTGTTTAAAAGGAATTATCGAATTGTCAAAGGAGAAAACCGGAAAGTGAAAGGATATGGTTTGGGACTGAGTTATGTCATGATGATTGCCCGGGCACATGGAGGGAGAGTATGGGTGGAAAGCGATTGGGGTAAAGGGTGTAATTTTGTGATTCGTATTAAAGCATAGATGATGGAAGATATTATTCGACTTTTGTATGCCGAAGACGATCCGGATTGGGCAGTTTCTATCCGGATGTTATTGGAGGAAAACGGTTTCTCTGTCGTAATTGCAGAGGATGGATACCAGACCCGGGAGATATTTCAACAGATAAAACCGGATATGGTTTTGTTGGATATAGATATGCCGGGAAAAAATGGATGGGACTTGATCTGTGAATTGAAACGTATTGACGAATGGGTGCCCATTGTGTTCTATTCTTCATTGTATGAGTCTGAACGCCTGGAAGATGCTTTCAGTGTCGGAGCCGAAGATTTTATCAGTAAGAGTTGCCAGCCCGAAGAGTTGGTCAATCGATTGAAAGCACTTTATAAACGGGCATTGAAACAACAGCAAAGAAATGAGATTTGCAAACTTTCCGAACTTACGACTTTTCATATCACTTCTGGTGTTTTGATGATCGGAGACCATAAAGAAATTTTAAAATTGAACGAGGCTAAATTACTGGCAATTTTGTGCCGTTTTATAAATGAAAATGTGAGTTCGGTGGATTTGTGTGAAGGGGTTTGGGGAAAGGGAATGGCTAATGAAGGGAAACGGTGTGCACTGAAAAACCTGGTAACTAATCTTCGGAAAGTATTATCTGAGGACGGGTCATTACAAATTATAAACAGACGTTGGAGCGGATATGCCCTAACCAATATTTGGACTCTCTGATCACCATATTGTGTGAAAATAATTTAGGGACAGATTTGGCTGTCCCGGAATTTTAGAAAGTAACCTGAAAACCGACGGCCAGGGCTTCTTTGAATTGCAGACGGGGGCCTTTGGTTCCGTCTTTTTGTAAGATTTTGGTGTCGTTGTCGTAGATCATATTGGTGGTGATGTTGCAGGAGAACCATTGATTGATAGCCATGTTGAGTTGTACATCCCAGCTGATATCGACGTTCTGGGGGTCTTTCAGGTAGTTACTGTAAAGATTGAGCCGGGAGAACACGGTCATGTTTTTCAGGAATTCGTATTTGGCTTCCATGCGTAAGTTAGCACCGAATTCGGAAAAGAGGTGTTTACCCGGGGTAACTCCGAAATCTCCCTGGTCGGAAAGGATTTTACTGCTGACGAAAGTTCCTCTCCAGGTGGCTGGAGTGAAGGTCGCTGTAAACCAGCTTTTGGGGGTCCAGGTGAAACCGGCACCGATCAGGAGGTATCCCGGAGACATAAAACGCGAGATAAACACGTCCGGGTCGACGTTGTAGTCGTATCCTTTAGCAAATTGGGTCTGGAAGGTCATCAATCCACTGGCATACCAGTTTTTCGCTATTTCGTATCCATAGGTGGAAGACAGGTAGATTTTGTCGTTTGTTTTTTTGGTGCCGTCCGATTTGGTTTTATTCAGACCGTAGTCGAGTTCCAGACGATTGTTCCAGAGGTGTTTCGCCTTTTTATAGTTGGCAAAGTAGTTGAATTGCAGGTTGAATCCTACTGCGTTATCACCTCCGGCAGCCCATTGGCTCAGGCTGACTTGGCTTAAGTTTATCCCGATGTTTCCACCCCTTTTCCAGGTGGTGTCCGTCCCGGGTTGTGCGTATGCCGGTACTAAGATTCCGGTTAATACGATGATTCCTAATGTGTAAATTCCGCTACGTATCATTTTTTTGTTTTTTTGGAAGTTTACGGAAATCGGGTTGGTGAAGTTCTGATTCGCCGGGATTATAAGTCGGGCAAGTTCATAATGGTTTACGAGGGAAAAATTTTTAGCGGGGAAAGATGAACTATTTTTTCGGATTGGAGTATAACAAAGAAAATAATAGGATTATGTCATTTCTTTGGTTTATTATTATCGGAATTGTGGCCGGATATGTGGCCGGTAAGATTATGCGAGGCGGAGGTTTCGGATTGATCGTGAATCTGGTTGTCGGTATAATCGGAGGAGTATTGGGGGGCTGGTTGTTCAGTCTGCTGGGTATTTATTCGACCGGTGGGATTATCGGCAGTCTGGTTGTGGCTACGATCGGGGCGATCGTTTTGCTATGGATTGTGTCTCTTTTCAGCGGACGGAGGCATAGTGAGTGATCGGCCGGATTATCTTTCTATCGGTTTTCGGTAAAATTGTTTTTGTACGAAGTAGTTTTTTGTTGTATCCAATCGGTGACGTAAGGTGTAACCGATTGGATACCTTGCTCAAAATGGCAGTATGCGTTTTTATCCTATAATCCATTTACTGCCCGGTATGAGCGAGATTATCTTTGTCGTCACGAAACAACAGATAAATGTCGTTGCTGCAATACAGGGAATGGCGGCGACAGTAGGAAATGCCAGGTTATGCTTGAATACCGTTACCCATAGGCCGAGCCAAAATATGTGCATCAGGTACATGCCGTAGCTGAGTTTCGATATTTCGGTGATGAGCCGCGGGGACTTCGGCTGGTTTATACAGCTGAACATCAGGAAGGTACCTGTAGTAAGGAGCACACAGTTGATGGTACAGAAAGCCCATCCGATTTCTATAACAGGAGTGGACAGATTTTCTCCGGGTATCGCCTGGATATAAAACGAGTAGATCGTCCACACTGCTCCGATAATCATCAAAGCGATTCCTGTTCTGAGGCGTTTGGAGCGGCTCCAGGTGAGGTGGGTGTGCATATAATGTGCCATGACCAGGTAACCGAGGAAGCCGGAGAAATAGAACAGCATGTGGAATTCGTTCCAGAAACATTGTCCCCAAACTTCTCCCCACCAGCGGTTGAGATACGGCATGCAGGTCGATAACAGGAACAGGCCGATGAAGAAACGTTCTTCTTTGGCTGTAGCTTTTTTTAGCCAGGGAGATATGACGGGAATGAATAAATAAAGGCTGATCAGGGGATACATAAACTACAGGTGTCCGGCCTGTGTCGGGAAGTTGAGTAGTATTCGAGATAAATCCTTTACCGATGTTTCTGCATCTATTTGTCCCCACAGCAGGGGCAGGGTACTGTATAACACCATGAACAGAAGAAACGGGGGCAGGATACGGATGCAACGCTGGCGGTAGAACTGCCAGGAGGTCAACTCTTCTTTCATCGGTGTAAGAAGAAAGGCGGAGACGATGATGAATAACGGAACAGCCATACGTGAGAAACCATCGTAAATGGACACCCACAACCGATCGGACTCATTGGCCAGAAAAGATTGTGGTCCTGCCATGTCGGTGGAACCGGCGGCGCCATAGAAATTTTCACTGGCATGAACGACTATAACCAAAAAGCATGCGAATACGCGCACGTAATCCAAAAAAACTATACGCTTCATTTTTTTATATTATTGTTCGTGTGTAATCTAAAACAATTATAAAAAATCCTGCGGGAGTGGACCTGCAGGATTTTTGTATCTGGATAACGATGATCCGATTATTTGGTCAGTGCCTGTGCAACAGAAACGGCAACAGCTACAGTCGCTCCTACCATCGGGTTGTTACCCATACCGAGGAATCCCATCATTTCTACGTGGGCAGGTACGGAAGATGAACCGGCGAACTGTGCGTCCGAGTGCATCCGTCCGAGTGTATCGGTCATGCCGTAGGAAGCAGGGCCTGCAGCCATATTGTCGGGATGCAGGGTACGGCCCGTACCTCCGCCTGATGCTACTGAAAAATAGGGTTTACCGGCCAGTACACGTTCTTTTTTGTAAGTTCCGGCAACGGGGTGTTGGAAACGGGTAGGGTTGGTAGAGTTACCGGTGATGGAAACATCTACGTCTTCTTTCCACATGATAGCGACGCCTTCGCGTACATCGTCGGCTCCGTAGCAGTTTACTTTTGCCCGGGGGCCGTCGGAGTAAGCTTTGGTTTTAACAACTTTCAGTTCGCCGGTATAGTAATCAAATTCGGTTTGTACGTAAGTAAAACCGTTGATCCGGGAGATGATCATAGCAGCATCTTTTCCCAGGCCGTTCAGGATCACCCGCAACGGATTTTTCCGAACTTTGTTGGCCATTTCAGCGATTTTGATAGCACCTTCAGCAGCCGCGAAGGATTCGTGGCCTGCCAGAAAAGCGAAGCACTGTGTTTCTTCGCGTAGCAGACGGGCTGCGAGGTTACCGTGGCCCAGGCCTACTTTGCGGTCGTCGGCTACCGATCCGGGAATACAGAAAGCCTGCAGGCCTTCGCCGATAGCTTCGGCAGCATCGGCCGCATGGATACAATTTTTCTTGATTGCAATAGCAGCCCCGACTACGTAGGCCCATTTTGCATTTTCGAAACAGATATTCTGAGTCTGTTCACATTCCAGATAAGGATCGATTCCTTTTGCGTCGCAAATTGCTTCGGCTTCTTCGATAGAAGCGATGCCATAGGAGTTCAATACTTTGTTGATCTGAGCGATCCGACGATCCTGACTTTCAAATTTTACTTCTCTTTTTGCCATAGTGTGTTCCTCCTGTTTTATTCGTGACGTGGGTCAATATATTTAGCTGCATTGGCGAAACGTCCGTAGTTTGAAGTGGCTTTCTTCAATGCTTCGTTAGCGTCGGTGCCTTTTTTGATCAGGTCCATCATAACACCGAGGCGTACGAATTCGTATCCGCATACTTCGTCGTCTTCGTCGAGAGCCAAACGGGTTACATATCCTTCAGCCAGTTCCAGGTAACGAACGCCTTTTGCTTTGGTAGAGAACATGGTTCCCACCTGGCTGCGCAGACCTTTACCCAAATCTTCGAGGCCTGCACCGATCACCAGTCCGCCTTCAGAGAAAGCACTCTGTGAACGTCCATATACGATTTGCAGGAATAATTCACGCATAGCTGTGTTGATCGCATCGCAAACCAGGTCGGTATTCAATGCTTCGAGAATCGTTTTGCCCGGCAGGATTTCTGCAGCCATAGCTGCCGAGTGGGTCATTCCTGAACAACCGATAGTTTCCACCAAGGCTTCTTCGATTACCCCTTCTTTGATATTCAGGGTCAGTTTACAAGTCCCCTGCTGAGGAGCACACCAACCGATACCGTGGGTTAAACCTGAGATGTCTTTGATTTCTTTTGCTTTCACCCATTTGCCTTCTTCAGGAATTGGGGCCGGTCCATGGTTCGGACCTTTTTTGACAACACACATGTGTTGTACTTCCTGTGAATATACCATTTTTATCGCTTTTATAGATTAATATATTGCTAATCACCACTCGTTTAGCGCATAAACCGGACAAAGATAACCTTTTGCGGCAAATAAAAAAATAGATCAAAGGACATATAATTGTGCAGACGTTTGCAAAGAAAAGTGTCGAAATTGTATTTTTTTTAATTGAAATCCTGCGCTCGTTCCATAAATCGACACTTTTGGTCGATAATCTGTAAAATCCGGTAATAGTGGCTTCTTCA
Coding sequences within it:
- a CDS encoding response regulator transcription factor is translated as MEDIIRLLYAEDDPDWAVSIRMLLEENGFSVVIAEDGYQTREIFQQIKPDMVLLDIDMPGKNGWDLICELKRIDEWVPIVFYSSLYESERLEDAFSVGAEDFISKSCQPEELVNRLKALYKRALKQQQRNEICKLSELTTFHITSGVLMIGDHKEILKLNEAKLLAILCRFINENVSSVDLCEGVWGKGMANEGKRCALKNLVTNLRKVLSEDGSLQIINRRWSGYALTNIWTL
- a CDS encoding DUF3078 domain-containing protein, which gives rise to MIRSGIYTLGIIVLTGILVPAYAQPGTDTTWKRGGNIGINLSQVSLSQWAAGGDNAVGFNLQFNYFANYKKAKHLWNNRLELDYGLNKTKSDGTKKTNDKIYLSSTYGYEIAKNWYASGLMTFQTQFAKGYDYNVDPDVFISRFMSPGYLLIGAGFTWTPKSWFTATFTPATWRGTFVSSKILSDQGDFGVTPGKHLFSEFGANLRMEAKYEFLKNMTVFSRLNLYSNYLKDPQNVDISWDVQLNMAINQWFSCNITTNMIYDNDTKILQKDGTKGPRLQFKEALAVGFQVTF
- a CDS encoding GlsB/YeaQ/YmgE family stress response membrane protein, with product MSFLWFIIIGIVAGYVAGKIMRGGGFGLIVNLVVGIIGGVLGGWLFSLLGIYSTGGIIGSLVVATIGAIVLLWIVSLFSGRRHSE
- a CDS encoding GGGtGRT protein, coding for MAKREVKFESQDRRIAQINKVLNSYGIASIEEAEAICDAKGIDPYLECEQTQNICFENAKWAYVVGAAIAIKKNCIHAADAAEAIGEGLQAFCIPGSVADDRKVGLGHGNLAARLLREETQCFAFLAGHESFAAAEGAIKIAEMANKVRKNPLRVILNGLGKDAAMIISRINGFTYVQTEFDYYTGELKVVKTKAYSDGPRAKVNCYGADDVREGVAIMWKEDVDVSITGNSTNPTRFQHPVAGTYKKERVLAGKPYFSVASGGGTGRTLHPDNMAAGPASYGMTDTLGRMHSDAQFAGSSSVPAHVEMMGFLGMGNNPMVGATVAVAVSVAQALTK
- a CDS encoding iron-sulfur cluster assembly scaffold protein; the protein is MVYSQEVQHMCVVKKGPNHGPAPIPEEGKWVKAKEIKDISGLTHGIGWCAPQQGTCKLTLNIKEGVIEEALVETIGCSGMTHSAAMAAEILPGKTILEALNTDLVCDAINTAMRELFLQIVYGRSQSAFSEGGLVIGAGLEDLGKGLRSQVGTMFSTKAKGVRYLELAEGYVTRLALDEDDEVCGYEFVRLGVMMDLIKKGTDANEALKKATSNYGRFANAAKYIDPRHE